A stretch of the Argentina anserina chromosome 6, drPotAnse1.1, whole genome shotgun sequence genome encodes the following:
- the LOC126797036 gene encoding uncharacterized protein LOC126797036 codes for MAADEVPLLNLFDSFWFQHAVFSSKPHAAAEGNPSLQLDQEDQISILQEPNPSGLPTLIVRSLSDQILDINQSLFSDSSVSPHSVLPTRSPKLQAIPSGKEVLTDFSRESVPVKQELEVGSAPLKKRVLHSERAKRRKSSGSSKSLSDLEFDELKGFMDLGFVFTEEDNKDSNLVAIIPGLQRHGVSEEVGKEDRDEEKSISDGSHHHSHVVSRPYLSEAWEALEYQRKENQLINWRVPSALDKDMKHHLKFWAHTVASTVR; via the coding sequence ATGGCTGCCGACGAAGTACCTCTGCTCAACCTCTTTGATTCCTTCTGGTTTCAACACGCAGTTTTCAGCTCCAAACCGCATGCAGCAGCAGAAGGCAACCCAAGTCTCCAGCTGGACCAAGAAGATCAGATATCGATACTCCAAGAACCAAACCCTTCAGGGTTACCAACCCTAATCGTCAGGTCACTAAGTGACCAAATCCTCGATATCAATCAAAGCCTTTTCTCCGACTCGAGCGTCTCTCCGCACTCGGTTCTCCCAACTCGGTCACCAAAGCTTCAGGCAATCCCTTCCGGCAAAGAAGTCCTTACAGACTTCTCCAGAGAGAGTGTCCCTGTGAAACAAGAACTCGAGGTTGGCTCAGCTCCATTGAAGAAAAGGGTGTTGCACAGTGAAAGAGCAAAAAGAAGGAAGAGTTCAGGTAGCAGCAAGAGCTTGTCAGACCTGGAGTTCGACGAGCTGAAAGGGTTCATGGATCTGGGGTTTGTGTTCACGGAGGAAGACAACAAGGACTCCAATCTTGTTGCAATAATTCCCGGCTTGCAAAGACATGGAGTCAGTGAGGAAGTTGGGAAAGAAGATAGAGATGAAGAGAAGAGTATATCTGATGGAAGTCATCATCATTCACACGTTGTTTCGAGGCCTTACCTGTCTGAAGCTTGGGAAGCTTTGGAATATCAAAGAAAAGAGAACCAATTGATCAACTGGAGAGTTCCATCTGCTTTAGATAAAGACATGAAGCATCATCTTAAGTTCTGGGCTCATACAGTTGCATCAACAGTAAGATAG